A genomic stretch from Serratia entomophila includes:
- a CDS encoding PTS mannitol transporter subunit IICBA — protein sequence MFSPDIKVKVQNFGRFLSNMVMPNIGAFIAWGIITALFIPTGWLPNETLAKLVGPMITYLLPLLIGYTGGRLVGGDRGGVVGAITTMGVIVGADMPMFLGAMIAGPLGGWAIKHFDRWVDGKIKSGFEMLVNNFSAGIIGMLLAILAFLGIGPLVEVLSKLLAAGVHVMVTNNLLPLASIFVEPAKILFLNNAINHGIFSPLGIQQATEAGKSVFFLIEANPGPGMGVLMAYMFFGRGSAKQSAGGAAIIHFLGGIHEIYFPYVLMNPRLLLAVILGGMTGVFTLTLLNGGLVSPASPGSILAILAMTPKGAYFANIAAVVAAFAVSFVVSALLLKTSKVKEDDDLEEATRRMQEMKSQSKGGAAAHAAVDGDLTTVRKIIVACDAGMGSSAMGAGVLRKKVADAGLNNISVTNSAINNLPDDVDLVITHRDLTERAMRHAPQAQHISLTNFLDSKLYSDLVERLLAANKTTDHQQKVIGAPDDSFEASEQNLFKLSESNVFLNLQASDKEQAIRFAGEQLVKGGYVEPEYVAAMLEREKLTSTYLGESIAVPHGTIEAKDRVLRTGVVFCQYPQGVRFGDEEDEVARLVIGIAARNNEHIQVITSLTNALDDDSVIERLAHTTSVQEVLDLLGGKKA from the coding sequence ATGTTTTCACCAGACATCAAGGTTAAAGTGCAAAACTTTGGCCGCTTTCTGAGCAACATGGTGATGCCCAACATCGGCGCCTTTATCGCCTGGGGTATCATAACCGCGTTATTCATTCCTACCGGCTGGCTGCCGAATGAAACCCTGGCCAAGCTGGTCGGCCCGATGATCACCTACCTGCTGCCGTTGCTGATCGGTTATACCGGCGGGCGTCTGGTGGGCGGCGATCGCGGCGGCGTGGTCGGTGCCATCACCACCATGGGCGTGATCGTCGGCGCCGATATGCCGATGTTCCTCGGCGCCATGATTGCCGGCCCGTTAGGCGGCTGGGCTATCAAGCATTTTGACCGCTGGGTAGACGGCAAGATCAAAAGCGGCTTTGAGATGCTGGTGAACAACTTCTCCGCCGGCATCATCGGCATGCTGCTGGCGATCCTGGCCTTCCTGGGCATCGGGCCGCTGGTGGAGGTGCTGTCCAAACTGCTGGCGGCCGGCGTGCACGTGATGGTGACGAACAACCTGCTGCCGCTGGCGTCCATCTTCGTCGAGCCGGCGAAAATCCTGTTCCTGAACAACGCCATCAACCACGGCATCTTCTCGCCGCTGGGCATTCAGCAGGCCACAGAGGCCGGCAAGTCGGTGTTCTTCCTGATTGAAGCCAACCCGGGCCCGGGCATGGGCGTGCTGATGGCCTATATGTTCTTCGGCCGCGGCAGCGCCAAGCAGTCTGCCGGCGGTGCGGCGATCATCCACTTCCTGGGTGGTATTCACGAAATTTATTTCCCGTACGTGCTGATGAACCCGCGCCTGCTGCTGGCGGTGATTCTGGGCGGCATGACCGGCGTATTCACGCTCACCCTGTTGAACGGCGGCCTGGTGTCCCCGGCTTCCCCAGGCTCTATTCTGGCGATTCTGGCGATGACGCCGAAAGGCGCCTACTTCGCCAACATTGCGGCGGTGGTCGCGGCCTTCGCGGTATCCTTCGTGGTCTCCGCCTTGCTGTTGAAAACCTCGAAGGTGAAAGAGGACGACGATCTGGAAGAAGCTACACGCCGCATGCAGGAGATGAAGTCTCAGTCTAAAGGCGGCGCAGCGGCGCACGCAGCGGTGGACGGCGACCTGACCACCGTGCGCAAAATCATCGTTGCCTGCGACGCCGGCATGGGCTCCAGCGCCATGGGCGCCGGGGTGCTGCGCAAGAAAGTGGCCGACGCCGGGCTGAACAACATCTCGGTGACCAACAGCGCCATCAATAACCTGCCGGACGACGTCGACCTGGTGATCACTCACCGCGATCTGACCGAGCGCGCCATGCGTCATGCGCCGCAGGCGCAGCATATTTCGCTGACCAATTTCCTCGACAGCAAGCTGTACAGCGATCTGGTCGAGCGCCTGCTGGCGGCCAATAAAACCACCGACCACCAGCAGAAGGTGATCGGCGCGCCCGACGACAGCTTTGAAGCCAGCGAACAGAACCTGTTCAAGCTGAGCGAGAGCAACGTGTTCCTCAACCTGCAGGCCAGCGACAAAGAACAGGCGATCCGCTTCGCCGGCGAGCAGCTGGTGAAGGGCGGCTACGTCGAGCCGGAATACGTCGCGGCGATGCTGGAGCGTGAAAAACTCACCTCCACCTATCTGGGCGAGTCGATCGCCGTGCCGCACGGCACTATCGAAGCCAAGGATCGGGTGCTGCGCACCGGCGTGGTGTTCTGCCAGTATCCTCAGGGCGTGCGTTTTGGCGACGAAGAGGATGAAGTGGCCCGCCTGGTGATCGGCATCGCCGCCCGCAACAACGAGCATATTCAGGTGATTACCAGCCTGACCAACGCGCTGGACGACGATAGCGTCATCGAACGGTTGGCGCACACGACAAGCGTGCAGGAAGTGCTGGATCTGCTCGGCGGCAAAAAAGCCTGA
- a CDS encoding methyl-accepting chemotaxis protein — translation MAALQTLAGKFTHLTVGKKLGLGFSLMLLLAIIIAGTGAQYLHIIESRSDRIDFSNRLNDEINQAKYNRAMFGQTYKPEYLKSNRANIENAVNLIGQGQNLDWDPQSRKDLQRLVTLIGEYQQQQNAFEQAVTAKDAVRQSWNMSEVQASLSQVERQLTNGDLQLAFIQLNQKLTQVRYGARGLLLSLSPESEAPLIAAIDEARDAAGALSRRVSDAQRPQLQPLLAALDDYKSRIAAYLPAYQQEQQISRQLGERAQQIGTLVNAFMQDELAQTHNDINLAQLQMGVTTLIAIIAGVLIAWRITLQITRPLHSTLAMAERIANGDLRQAQTSDRRDELGQLLNAVAAMSQNLRDMIEKIQMGVSQVSTAAAEIAAGNTDLSSRTEQQAAAVEETAASMEQLTATVKQNADNAHHANQLATDASQTAQQGGTLVENVVSTMRDISSSSQRIAEITTLINGIAFQTNILALNAAVEAARAGEQGRGFSVVASEVRNLAQRSAQAAKEIEGLIAESVSRVQTGTELVENTGSTMEQIVRSVTHVRDIMAEIAAASDEQTRGIAQIGQAIVEMDHTTQQNAALVEESAAAADSLEEQAEMLLQSVSVFRLAEQAEPAAARAIAPKAPTVKQPAANPATEDNWTTF, via the coding sequence ATGGCGGCATTGCAAACATTGGCAGGAAAATTCACCCACCTCACCGTAGGTAAAAAGCTCGGCCTCGGCTTCTCGCTGATGCTGTTGCTGGCGATTATCATCGCCGGCACCGGGGCGCAGTACCTGCACATCATCGAGTCCCGCTCCGATCGCATCGACTTCAGCAACCGGCTGAACGACGAGATCAATCAGGCCAAATATAACCGCGCGATGTTCGGCCAGACCTATAAGCCGGAATATCTGAAGAGCAACCGCGCCAACATCGAAAACGCCGTCAACCTGATCGGCCAGGGGCAAAACCTGGACTGGGACCCGCAGAGCCGCAAAGATCTGCAGCGCCTGGTGACGCTGATCGGTGAATACCAGCAGCAGCAAAACGCCTTCGAGCAGGCGGTAACGGCAAAAGACGCGGTGCGCCAAAGCTGGAACATGTCCGAGGTGCAGGCCAGCCTGAGCCAGGTCGAGCGCCAGCTCACCAACGGCGATCTGCAGCTGGCCTTTATCCAACTGAACCAAAAGCTGACCCAGGTGCGCTACGGTGCGCGCGGCCTGCTGTTGAGCCTGAGCCCGGAGTCCGAGGCGCCGCTGATCGCCGCTATCGATGAGGCGCGCGACGCCGCCGGCGCCCTGAGCCGCCGGGTCAGCGATGCGCAACGGCCCCAGCTGCAGCCGCTGCTGGCCGCACTCGACGATTACAAAAGCCGCATTGCCGCCTATCTGCCGGCCTATCAGCAGGAACAGCAGATCAGCCGGCAACTGGGCGAGCGCGCCCAACAGATCGGCACGCTGGTCAACGCCTTTATGCAGGATGAGCTGGCGCAAACCCATAACGACATCAATCTGGCGCAGTTGCAGATGGGCGTCACCACCCTGATAGCCATCATCGCCGGGGTGCTGATCGCCTGGCGCATCACGCTGCAAATCACCCGCCCGCTGCACAGCACCCTGGCGATGGCGGAACGCATCGCCAACGGCGACCTGCGCCAGGCACAGACCAGCGACCGCCGCGACGAACTGGGCCAGTTGCTCAACGCGGTGGCGGCAATGAGCCAAAACCTGCGCGACATGATTGAGAAGATCCAGATGGGGGTCAGCCAGGTGTCCACCGCCGCGGCGGAGATCGCCGCCGGCAATACCGACCTGTCTTCACGCACCGAGCAACAGGCGGCCGCGGTGGAAGAAACCGCCGCCAGCATGGAGCAGCTGACCGCCACGGTGAAACAGAACGCCGACAACGCCCACCACGCCAACCAGCTGGCTACCGACGCTTCACAGACCGCACAACAGGGCGGCACGCTGGTGGAGAACGTGGTCAGCACCATGCGCGATATTTCCAGCAGTTCTCAGCGTATCGCCGAAATTACCACCCTGATCAACGGCATTGCCTTCCAGACCAACATTCTTGCGCTCAACGCCGCAGTGGAAGCGGCGCGCGCCGGCGAACAGGGGCGCGGTTTCTCGGTGGTGGCCAGCGAGGTGCGCAATCTGGCGCAGCGCAGCGCCCAGGCGGCCAAAGAGATTGAAGGGCTGATCGCCGAATCGGTCAGCCGGGTGCAGACCGGCACCGAGCTGGTGGAGAACACCGGCAGCACCATGGAACAGATTGTCCGTTCGGTCACCCACGTGCGCGACATCATGGCCGAGATCGCCGCCGCCTCCGACGAGCAGACGCGCGGCATCGCCCAGATTGGCCAGGCGATCGTCGAAATGGACCATACCACCCAGCAGAACGCCGCGCTGGTGGAAGAGTCCGCCGCGGCCGCCGATTCGCTGGAGGAACAGGCGGAAATGCTGCTGCAGAGCGTCTCGGTATTCCGCCTGGCGGAGCAGGCCGAACCGGCCGCCGCCCGGGCCATCGCGCCTAAGGCACCCACGGTTAAACAACCGGCCGCCAACCCGGCGACGGAAGATAACTGGACCACCTTCTGA
- a CDS encoding YibL family ribosome-associated protein, translating into MKEKEKAEIKRLSDLLDALNHKDATVIQQGNPDLIAQHTKEKEKLAAEIERLKGVRVEKLSAEAQKLSQLPFSREITKKEQADMGSLKKSVRGLIVVHPMTALGREMGLKAVTGYAKKAF; encoded by the coding sequence ATGAAAGAGAAAGAAAAGGCAGAGATTAAGCGCCTTAGCGACCTGCTGGACGCACTGAACCACAAAGACGCCACCGTGATCCAGCAGGGCAACCCTGACCTGATCGCGCAGCACACCAAAGAGAAAGAGAAGCTGGCGGCGGAAATCGAGCGCCTGAAAGGCGTGCGCGTCGAGAAGCTGAGCGCGGAAGCGCAGAAGCTGAGCCAGCTGCCGTTCAGCCGTGAAATCACCAAGAAAGAGCAGGCCGACATGGGCTCGCTGAAGAAAAGCGTGCGCGGCCTGATCGTGGTGCACCCGATGACCGCGCTGGGCCGTGAAATGGGCCTGAAAGCGGTCACCGGCTACGCCAAGAAAGCCTTCTGA
- the sodA gene encoding superoxide dismutase [Mn]: protein MSYSLPSLPYAYDALEPHFDKQTMEIHHTKHHQTYVNNANTVLEAYPELTKYSVEELIQDLDKVPADKRTFMRNNAGGHANHSLFWKGLKTGTTLGGDLKAAIERDFGSVEKFQEEFEKAAATRFGSGWAWLVLKGDKLAVVSTANQDSPLMGEAVAGASGFPIIGLDVWEHAYYLKYQNKRPDYIKAFWNVVNWDEAAARFAAKK, encoded by the coding sequence ATGAGTTATTCACTGCCATCCCTGCCGTACGCCTACGACGCACTGGAACCGCATTTCGACAAGCAGACGATGGAAATCCATCACACCAAACACCACCAGACTTACGTCAACAACGCCAACACCGTGCTGGAAGCCTACCCAGAGCTGACCAAATACAGCGTTGAAGAACTGATCCAGGATCTGGATAAAGTGCCAGCCGACAAGCGCACCTTCATGCGCAACAACGCCGGCGGCCACGCTAACCACAGTCTGTTCTGGAAAGGCCTGAAAACCGGCACCACCCTGGGCGGCGATCTGAAAGCGGCCATCGAGCGCGATTTCGGCAGCGTTGAGAAATTCCAGGAAGAGTTCGAGAAAGCGGCAGCCACCCGTTTCGGTTCCGGCTGGGCCTGGCTGGTGCTGAAAGGCGACAAACTGGCCGTGGTCTCTACCGCTAACCAGGACAGCCCGCTGATGGGCGAAGCCGTTGCCGGCGCTTCAGGCTTCCCAATCATTGGCCTGGACGTGTGGGAACACGCTTACTACCTGAAATATCAGAACAAACGCCCAGACTACATCAAGGCATTCTGGAACGTGGTTAACTGGGACGAAGCCGCCGCACGCTTCGCCGCGAAGAAGTAA
- a CDS encoding aminotransferase-like domain-containing protein, giving the protein MTLLDETPETRYLQLADTLAEAIRRGTLLPGSRLPSVRRCAQTHSVSINTVVAAYRTLEDRGLIEARPQSGFYVRSTLPALKMTSQPSGRIEPPADDVLALIDTVFAAQQNPAFTNISLACPQTADFYPGGKLGRMLSSQLRRQPNLIGQYALPPGSLRLRQQIARRAMTLGMLLEPGDITLTHGCMEALQLALRATTKPGDCIGLESPTYFYLLPLLASLGLKALEIPTDPQLGLSLDALELLLNERRLNAVIVMPTVQNPLGCTMPLAAKKRLARLMNDHQVPLIEDGLYAEIQFGSALSPAVKSFDREGWVLFCSSFTKTLAPDFRIGWISGGRFNEALRKLKAVSSMSESQLLSETLATFLESGGYDHHLRNLRKRYAAQVDEARALIAQHFPRGTRATQPAGGFVFWVEFPAGVDSVTLFHQLLEEQICLTPGTLYSPSGRYRNALRLSCCYPFNARYTQALARVGAKACEMSGLPPGIAQDG; this is encoded by the coding sequence GTGACCCTGCTCGATGAAACACCGGAAACCCGCTACCTGCAGCTGGCGGATACGCTGGCGGAGGCCATCCGCCGCGGCACCTTGCTGCCCGGCAGCCGCCTGCCCTCGGTGCGGCGCTGCGCGCAGACCCATAGCGTCAGCATCAACACCGTGGTGGCGGCTTATCGCACGCTGGAAGACCGCGGGCTGATCGAGGCGCGGCCGCAGTCGGGTTTCTACGTGCGCAGCACGCTGCCGGCGCTGAAAATGACCAGCCAGCCCAGCGGGCGCATCGAGCCGCCGGCGGACGACGTGCTGGCGCTGATCGATACCGTGTTCGCCGCCCAGCAGAACCCGGCGTTCACCAATATTTCCCTCGCCTGCCCGCAGACCGCCGATTTCTATCCCGGCGGCAAGCTGGGCCGCATGCTGTCTTCGCAGCTGCGCCGGCAGCCCAACCTGATCGGCCAATACGCGCTGCCGCCCGGCAGCCTGCGGCTGCGCCAGCAAATAGCCCGCCGCGCGATGACGCTGGGCATGCTGCTGGAGCCGGGGGACATTACCCTGACCCACGGCTGCATGGAAGCGCTGCAGCTGGCGCTGCGGGCGACCACCAAACCGGGCGACTGCATCGGCCTGGAGTCGCCCACCTATTTCTACCTGCTGCCGCTGCTGGCCAGCCTGGGGCTGAAGGCGCTGGAAATTCCGACCGATCCGCAGCTGGGGCTGTCGCTGGACGCGCTGGAGCTGCTGCTGAACGAACGGCGGCTGAACGCGGTGATTGTGATGCCGACGGTGCAGAACCCGCTGGGTTGCACCATGCCGCTGGCGGCGAAAAAACGGCTGGCGCGGCTGATGAACGATCATCAGGTGCCGCTGATTGAAGATGGGCTGTATGCCGAGATCCAGTTCGGTTCCGCGCTGTCGCCGGCGGTGAAGTCTTTCGATCGCGAAGGCTGGGTGCTGTTCTGCTCCAGCTTCACCAAGACGCTGGCGCCGGACTTTCGCATCGGCTGGATCAGCGGCGGCCGCTTTAACGAGGCGTTGCGCAAGCTGAAGGCGGTTTCGTCGATGTCCGAATCGCAGCTGCTGTCGGAAACGCTGGCCACCTTCCTGGAAAGCGGCGGCTACGATCACCATTTGCGCAACCTGCGCAAGCGCTATGCTGCACAGGTCGACGAGGCGCGAGCCTTGATCGCGCAGCATTTCCCGCGCGGCACCCGGGCGACGCAGCCGGCCGGCGGCTTCGTGTTTTGGGTGGAGTTTCCGGCCGGGGTCGACAGCGTGACGCTGTTTCACCAGCTGCTGGAGGAGCAAATCTGCCTGACGCCGGGCACGCTCTATTCGCCCAGCGGCCGCTATCGCAACGCGCTGCGGCTGTCCTGCTGCTATCCGTTCAATGCGCGCTATACCCAGGCTTTGGCCCGCGTCGGCGCCAAAGCCTGCGAGATGAGCGGCCTGCCGCCGGGCATTGCGCAAGACGGGTAA
- a CDS encoding mannitol-1-phosphate 5-dehydrogenase, whose amino-acid sequence MKALHFGAGNIGRGFIGKLLADAHAELTFADVNQAVLDQLNSRKSYQVHVVGEQARVESVNNVSAVNSGSEEAVALIAEADIVTTAVGPQILGKIAGTIAKGLIKRHQQGNEQPLNIIACENMVRGTSQLKQHVFDALPQDEQAWVEQHVGFVDSAVDRIVPPAETGGSDPLEVTVETFSEWIVDQTQFKGQPPAIAGMELTDNLMAFVERKLFTLNTGHAITAYLGQLAGAPTIRDAILDPAIRRVVKGAMEESGAVLIKRYGFDADKHAAYIDKILSRFENPYLHDDVERVGRQPLRKLSAGDRLIKPLLGTLEYGLPHANLIQGIAAAMRYRSEQDPQALELAELLNQLGPKAALAQISGLPAESEVVEEAVAVYNAMHK is encoded by the coding sequence ATGAAAGCATTACATTTCGGCGCCGGGAACATCGGCCGTGGTTTTATCGGCAAACTGCTGGCGGACGCGCACGCCGAACTGACGTTCGCCGACGTCAACCAGGCGGTGTTGGATCAGTTGAACAGCCGCAAGAGCTACCAGGTGCACGTGGTGGGCGAACAGGCGCGGGTGGAGAGCGTCAACAACGTCAGCGCGGTCAACAGCGGCAGTGAAGAGGCGGTGGCGCTGATCGCTGAAGCCGATATCGTCACCACCGCCGTCGGCCCGCAGATCCTCGGCAAAATCGCCGGCACTATCGCCAAGGGGCTGATCAAACGCCACCAGCAGGGTAACGAGCAGCCGCTGAACATCATCGCCTGCGAGAACATGGTGCGCGGCACCAGCCAGCTGAAGCAGCACGTATTCGACGCGCTGCCGCAGGACGAGCAGGCCTGGGTCGAGCAGCACGTCGGCTTCGTCGACTCGGCGGTGGACCGCATCGTGCCGCCGGCGGAAACGGGCGGCAGCGATCCGCTGGAAGTCACGGTGGAAACCTTCAGCGAGTGGATCGTCGACCAGACCCAGTTCAAAGGCCAACCGCCGGCCATCGCCGGCATGGAGCTGACCGACAACCTGATGGCGTTCGTCGAGCGCAAGCTGTTTACCCTCAACACCGGTCATGCCATCACCGCTTACCTCGGCCAGCTGGCCGGCGCGCCAACCATCCGCGATGCCATTCTCGACCCGGCGATCCGTCGGGTAGTGAAAGGGGCGATGGAGGAGAGCGGCGCGGTGCTGATCAAACGCTACGGCTTCGACGCCGACAAGCATGCCGCCTACATCGACAAGATCCTCAGCCGCTTTGAAAACCCTTATCTGCACGACGACGTCGAGCGCGTGGGGCGTCAGCCGCTGCGCAAGCTGAGCGCCGGCGACCGCCTGATCAAACCGCTGCTGGGCACGCTGGAATACGGCCTGCCGCACGCCAATCTGATCCAGGGCATCGCCGCCGCCATGCGCTATCGCAGCGAACAGGATCCGCAGGCGCTGGAGTTGGCGGAACTGTTGAACCAGCTTGGGCCGAAAGCCGCGCTGGCGCAAATTTCCGGCCTGCCGGCGGAAAGCGAGGTTGTAGAAGAGGCCGTTGCTGTGTATAACGCCATGCACAAGTAG
- a CDS encoding class I SAM-dependent methyltransferase: MNTPSHSIHHAAAVGYQANADRYVKGRPDYPPEIAVWLREVIGLHAGMTVIDLGAGTGKFTPRLLETGAQAIAVEPVAHMLEKLSAALPQVKTLAGTAESIPLPDESVDAVVCAQSFHWFATPQALTEIQRILKPGGKLGLVWNMRDARVGWVRKLNQIVDRHEGDAPRFYTGEWRRLFPFKGFEPLQEQVFMLGHQGAVEDVIYNRVRSTSFIAALPQPQQEQVIEQVRRLVAEEEDLRGKENVTVPYQTKAYFTTKQ, translated from the coding sequence ATGAACACCCCTTCCCATTCGATTCATCACGCCGCCGCCGTGGGTTATCAGGCCAACGCCGACCGCTACGTGAAAGGCCGGCCGGACTATCCGCCGGAAATCGCCGTCTGGCTGCGTGAGGTCATCGGCCTGCACGCCGGCATGACGGTTATCGATCTCGGCGCCGGCACCGGCAAATTCACCCCGCGCCTGCTGGAAACCGGCGCGCAGGCGATCGCCGTTGAACCGGTGGCGCACATGCTGGAGAAGCTGTCGGCGGCGCTGCCGCAGGTGAAAACGCTGGCGGGCACCGCCGAATCCATCCCGCTGCCGGATGAGTCGGTCGATGCCGTAGTGTGCGCGCAGTCCTTCCACTGGTTCGCCACGCCGCAAGCGCTGACTGAGATCCAGCGCATTCTCAAGCCCGGCGGCAAGCTCGGCCTGGTGTGGAACATGCGCGATGCGCGCGTCGGCTGGGTACGTAAACTGAATCAGATCGTCGACCGCCATGAAGGTGACGCGCCGCGTTTCTACACCGGCGAGTGGCGCAGGCTGTTTCCGTTCAAAGGGTTCGAACCGCTGCAGGAACAGGTGTTTATGCTCGGCCACCAGGGGGCGGTGGAAGACGTGATCTACAATCGGGTGCGCTCCACCAGCTTTATCGCCGCGCTGCCGCAGCCGCAGCAGGAACAGGTGATCGAGCAGGTTCGCCGGCTGGTGGCGGAAGAAGAGGATTTGCGGGGCAAGGAAAACGTCACCGTGCCTTATCAGACCAAGGCGTACTTCACCACCAAGCAATGA
- a CDS encoding LysE family translocator — MLDSAFVSYVTVMSITPGPNNLLLASSGVNFGLRRTLPMLFGISLGCAVQLALTTSLLALVLSWAGSIRFPLAVVGCAYLLWLSWKLFRAGSPDAKQQARPMRLLNGALFQAVNPKAWLMAINVAILFTPREGASLSHTLMTIAAFTALNIPCVLLWAILGDRLRDALRVAWKLRLFNGVMSGLMAATALWLLFDEWRAAVA; from the coding sequence ATGCTGGACTCCGCCTTTGTCAGTTACGTCACCGTGATGTCGATCACCCCCGGCCCCAACAACCTGCTGCTGGCCTCGTCCGGCGTCAACTTCGGCCTGCGCCGCACCCTGCCGATGCTGTTCGGCATCAGCCTCGGCTGCGCGGTGCAATTGGCGCTGACCACCAGCCTGCTGGCGTTGGTGCTAAGCTGGGCGGGATCGATACGCTTTCCGCTGGCGGTGGTGGGCTGCGCCTACCTATTGTGGCTGTCGTGGAAACTGTTCCGCGCGGGTTCGCCGGACGCCAAACAGCAGGCGCGGCCGATGCGGCTGCTCAATGGCGCGCTGTTCCAGGCGGTCAATCCCAAAGCCTGGCTGATGGCGATTAACGTGGCGATCCTGTTTACGCCGCGCGAAGGAGCTAGCCTGAGCCATACGCTGATGACCATCGCCGCGTTCACCGCCCTGAACATCCCCTGCGTGCTGCTCTGGGCGATACTGGGCGACCGCCTGCGCGATGCGCTGCGGGTCGCCTGGAAACTGCGGTTGTTTAACGGCGTGATGTCGGGGCTGATGGCGGCAACCGCACTGTGGCTGCTGTTTGACGAATGGCGCGCGGCTGTTGCCTAA
- a CDS encoding MltR family transcriptional regulator yields MEEAQAFENQVLEKLNAGKTVRSFLIAAVELLAEALNVLVVQVFRKDDYAVKYAVEPLLSGAGPLGELSVRLKLMYGLGVISRHEYEDAELLMALREELNHDGTEYRFVDDEILGPFGELHCVAALPPAPAFLQPGEADESLIAMQRQRYQQMVRSTMVLSVTDLIAGIGAKQPSRLSPLGRG; encoded by the coding sequence ATGGAAGAAGCACAGGCATTTGAAAACCAGGTTCTGGAAAAGCTGAACGCAGGCAAGACGGTGCGCAGTTTCCTGATCGCGGCGGTAGAGCTGCTGGCGGAAGCGCTCAATGTGCTGGTGGTGCAGGTATTCCGCAAGGATGATTACGCGGTGAAATATGCCGTCGAACCGCTGTTGTCCGGCGCCGGGCCGCTGGGTGAGCTGTCGGTGCGCCTGAAGCTGATGTACGGGCTGGGGGTGATTTCACGGCATGAATATGAAGATGCCGAGCTGTTGATGGCGTTGCGTGAAGAGCTTAACCACGACGGCACGGAATACCGCTTTGTCGATGACGAAATTCTCGGGCCGTTCGGCGAGCTGCACTGCGTGGCCGCGCTGCCGCCGGCGCCTGCTTTCCTGCAGCCCGGCGAAGCGGATGAATCGCTGATCGCCATGCAGCGCCAGCGTTATCAGCAGATGGTGCGTTCCACCATGGTGCTGTCGGTCACCGACTTGATCGCCGGCATCGGCGCCAAACAGCCCTCCCGGCTGTCCCCTCTTGGCCGCGGTTAG
- the yiiM gene encoding 6-hydroxyaminopurine reductase — MHHPEVYIGSIQPYAGGRPSAIAKRQVDGAVRLTPLGLEGDEQAEKSYHGGPDRALCHYPREHYAHWRRQFPAQAELFSAPAFGENLSTEGLTERNVFMGDIYRWGEALIQVTQPRSPCFKLNDHFAIDDISVLMQQSGRCGWLYRVVSPGMVSGDRPLELAARTSDLSVADAIGIAWHMPFDEEQYRRLLAVAGLSASWSKTMLTRIREGRLEDFNRRLLGR; from the coding sequence ATGCATCACCCAGAGGTTTACATCGGCAGCATCCAACCCTACGCAGGCGGGCGCCCCAGCGCCATCGCCAAACGCCAGGTGGATGGCGCCGTCAGGCTGACGCCGCTCGGCCTGGAAGGCGACGAGCAGGCGGAGAAAAGCTACCACGGCGGGCCGGACCGCGCGCTGTGCCACTACCCGCGCGAGCACTACGCCCACTGGCGCCGGCAGTTCCCGGCGCAGGCGGAGCTGTTCAGCGCGCCGGCCTTCGGCGAAAACCTCTCCACCGAGGGGCTGACCGAACGCAACGTGTTTATGGGCGACATCTACCGCTGGGGCGAGGCGCTGATCCAGGTTACCCAGCCGCGCTCTCCGTGCTTCAAGCTCAACGACCATTTCGCCATCGACGACATTTCGGTGCTGATGCAGCAGAGCGGCCGCTGCGGCTGGCTGTACCGCGTGGTCTCCCCCGGCATGGTCAGCGGCGATCGCCCGCTGGAGCTGGCGGCGCGCACCAGTGACCTGTCGGTCGCCGACGCCATCGGCATCGCCTGGCATATGCCGTTCGATGAAGAGCAGTACCGCCGTCTGCTGGCGGTGGCCGGGCTGTCGGCCAGCTGGAGCAAAACCATGCTGACGCGCATCCGCGAAGGCCGCCTCGAAGACTTTAACCGCCGCCTGCTGGGGCGCTGA